CTGGCCGGCGCGGCCACCGCGATGGACGCCGCCACGCTCGCCTGCGCGCAGCGCTGACACGAAAAGGCCGGAGAGCGCATAACGCTCCCCGGCCCTCGATCAGGTCAGATGCAATCGCTTAGAAGCGAACGCCGAGGCCTGCCATGATCTGGTGACGGTCGAGATCGACATCGAAACGCTCGCTGTCGGCCAGGTCGCCGTCAAAATCGACTTCGCCTTCGCTGTAGTTCGAATAGCGATATTCGACATTCATGAAGGTGCGCGGGTTGATCGCATATTCGAGACCCGCACCGGCACGCCAGCCGTCGAGATCGAAGTCTTCGTCGTATTCGGTGGTGCCGTCATTCGCGAGAATGTTCAGCTTGGCGTTGGTGTAACCGCCCTTGGCGTAGACCAGCAGGTCCGGGCCCATCTTCGCACCGACGCGCGCGCCGAGGAAGAGGTCACGGCCGGCATCGACTTCACCGAAGCCGAAGCCTTCGAAATCACCGTTGTTGAATTCGGTCTTGGCGCTGGAATCGGTCAGTTCCGCTTCGAGGCCGACGACTGCGCCGCCGAGATCGAAATCGTAACCGGCCTGAACGCCGTAGACCACGCCGTCGATCGACTGGTCGTTATCGGCATTGGCATCGTCATCGACGCTGCTGCCAGCCTTGAGGGCATCGTAACCGGCGACGCCCTGCAGGCGGAAGCCGTCGAAATTGCTGCCGCTGTCCTGGGCCATTGCAGGTGCCGAAAAGGCAGCCAGCGATCCGGCGACGAGCAGGGTTGAGATCTTCTTCATATGCGAACTCCATTGGTTTTACCCGCAGCTTTTGCGCTGCGTGGACCCAGAGAACGATGCGAAATGGCAAACAGTTTCATTAACCTCAGACAACAGTAAGTTGTTGCCTTTTGAACACATGTTGCGCGCCGAACCGAGACTTCGAAGCGGCGAGACGCGGGAAACGCTCACATCGGGCGGGCATATTTCGCGCGGTGGCCGCGCCTGACAAGCGGCGGTGCCCCGAGCCTAGCCCCGCCTGCCCGCATGCTTTGCTTTCGGGGCATTTGGCACTATATGCGCCGCTCCCATGGCCGATACGACACTCATGAGCATTCCCGGGCAAGTGGACCCGGTTCCCGTCGCGCGCGACATCACGCCGCGTGCGGATGGCCGCGTCGACCTGATCGGTCTGCCCAAGGACCGTATCCGCGAATTGTTCGCGGATGCCGGGCTCGACGAGAAACAGGCCAAGCTGCGCGCCAAGCAGGTGTTCCACTGGCTGTATCATCGCGGTGTCACCGATTTCGCGGCGATGACCGATATCGCCAAGACCATGCGCCCGTGGCTGACCGAACGCTTCGTTGTCGAACGCCCCGATGTGGTCGAGGCACAGCATTCGACCGATGGCACACGCAAGTGGCTGCTGCGGACCGCCGACGGGCACGAGTTCGAGATGGTCTTCATTCCCGATGCGGACCGCGGGACGCTATGTATCTCCAGCCAGGTCGGCTGCACGCTCAACTGTACCTTCTGCCACACCGGCACCATGCGGCTCGTGCGCAATCTGACGCCGGGCGAAATCGTCGGCCAGGTCATGCTCGCCCGCGATGCGCTGGGCGAATGGCCCAAGGGCTCGATGGCCGGCCTCGATACCGAGGAAGACAGCAGCGAATACCGCTCGGACGGGCGCCTGCTGACCAATATCGTGCTGATGGGCATGGGCGAACCGCTCTATAATTTCGACAACGTCAAGGCTGCGATGCAACTGGTGATGGATGGCGCCGGTCTCGCGCTGTCGAAGCGCCGGATTACGCTGTCGACCAGCGGCGTCGTGCCGATGATGGATCGCTGCGGCCAGGAAATCGGCGTGAACCTCGCGGTATCGCTGCACGCGGTGACCAAGGAGATCCGCGACGAGATCGTCCCGATCAACCGCAAATACGGGATCGAGGAACTGCTCGAAGCCTGCGCCGCCTATCCCGGCGCGAGCAATGCGCGGCGGATCACCTTCGAATACGTCATGCTGCGCGACAAGAACGATAGCGACGAGCATGCGCATGAACTGGTGCGGCTGATCAAGCATTACCGTCTGCCCGCCAAGGTCAATCTGATCCCCTTCAACCCGTGGCCCGGCGCGCCGTACGAATGTTCGACGCCCGAGCGGGTGAAGCGCTTCTCCGAAATCGTGTTCGAACACGGCATCAGCGCCCCGGTGCGCACCCCGCGCGGACGCGACATCGATGCGGCCTGCGGCCAGCTGAAGACCGCGGCCGAGAAGAAAAGCCGCGCCCAGCGTGACCGCGAAGCCGCTGAAGCCGAGGCCGAGGCCGCTGCGGGATGACCGCCGATGCGGCGACGATCGCTTACTACCAAGCGAACGCGCCGCGTTACACGCTGAGCTTCGGCCAGGGGCCAAGCCGCCACCTCGATGCATTTCTCGACCGGCTCGAACCAGGCGCCCGTGTGCTCGAGCTGGGCTGCGGCGGGGGCCGCGATTCCGCGCACATCATGAAACGCGGCTTCGCCCTCGACGCGACCGATGGCACACCGGCGATGGTGCGCAAGGCGAACGAACGCTTCGACGTCGGCGCGCGCGTCCTGCAATTCGACCAGCTTGACGCAGTGGCTGCCTATGACGCGGTCTGGGCGCATGCCTGCCTGCTGCATGTTGCGCGTGCCGACCTCCCCGGTGTCCTCGCAGCGATCCGGCACGCTATGCGTCCCGGCGGGTGGCACTTTGCCAATTACAAGCTTGGCGACGGCGAAGGGCGCGACCCGCTGGGCCGGCTGACCAACCTCCCCGACGAACGCTGGCTCGAACGCGCCTATCGCGACGCCGGATTGGCCATCATCGCCGCCGAACGCTACCGCGGCGAAGGCGCGGACGGCATCCAGCGCGACTGGTATGCGCTGACCGTGCGCAGGGAGGATAAGTGATGGTGGCGATAACCGAAATTTGCATCGGCCTGCCCCACCCCTTCAACGGCGCGGAACTGAGCGCGATCGACAAGCGCCCGGTTGCCGGCGCGGTTGCCATCCGCAGCTTCGGGATCGAAGGCGATATGGTGGCCGATACCGTGCATCATGGCGGCGTGGACATGGCGGTGCACCATTATCCGCACGATCATTACACGGCATGGAACGAATGGCTCGGCGGCCACGAGCTGCTCGCGCGTGCAGCGGCCTTCGGCGAAAACCTCATGAGTACCGGGCTCACCGAAACGCAGGTCCATATCGGCGACCGCTTCCGGCTGGGCAGCGCGCTGCTGGAAGTCAGCCAGCCGCGCAAACCGTGCTGGAAGATCGAACACCGGTTCGCCCGCAAGGGGATGGTCGCACGGATCATCAAGCAGCACAATTGCGGCTGGTACTATCGCGTGATCGAGGAAGGCGAGGCGCAGGCCGACGATGTGCTCGAATGCGTCGAAACCGGGCATTCCGAGTGGAGTGTCGCCCGGCTGTTCGCCAAGTTCTACGATCCCGCGCACCGGGCATCCCGCGACGAGATCGAGGAAATGGCGGAGCTCGAGCGGCTCTCTCCGGCGATGCGAGACAAGATCCGCGCAAAACTCGCCAGCTAGCGATCCGTCACATGCGGTGGGGAACTCAGCTCCACCCGGGCACGGCAGCGCCTTCGGCAACCGTCATGCAAGTCCCGCCGATCCATACCGAACCATCGCTCTCCTGCGAGCAATGGATGCGCCCGTCTGCGCCCGTCTGGCGGCCTTGAGCAGCGACATAGCGCCCCTTCTCGATCCCGCTGGCGAACAGGTGCATCGCTACACCCGCATTGAAACTGCCCGTCACCGGATCCTCGCGCATACGGCCCTGCTGGTCGGCGAAGAAGGCGCGCAATTCCCATGCGGTATCGCCGCCGCTCGTAGGCCCCGCCAGCCCGATGTCGGTGCCCTGCGGCGCCTCCGCCACCGGCTTCGCTGCAAGCACATCCTCTTCCGAGCGCAGCCGCAACAACTGCCATTGCGGTCCGTTGGCGACATGCACCGCCTCCACCACCGTTTCCTCACCGACGCCCGTCAGTTCGATCGCGCGCGCGCGTTCCTCGTCGGATAGCGGGCCGCTGCGCACCAGATCGGGCGCGCGGAACGACAGCCGCTCGCCATCGCGGCGGATTTCGACCGGGCCAACCCCGCATTCCTGTACGATCGCGCCGTCATTCTTCGGCACCCCGCCCGCACGCAGCCAGGCATGGCAGCTGCCCAGCGTCGGGTGGCCCGCAAACGGCAATTCGCCCGCCGGGTAGAAAATCCGCACGCGGTAATCGGCATCCGGGTCGGTCGGCGGCAGCAGGAAAGTGGTTTCGGAAAAGCCCAGCCATTGCGTCAGCTTGAGCATCTGTTCGGCGGTGAGGCTGTCCGCCCCATGCACGACCGCGAGCGGATTGCCGCTCAGCGGACCAGAACCAAATACGTCGACAAGATCGAGTTTCACGGCATCTTCCTCGCAACTGCGCCCCGATGGCAAAGCTAGGCAATCATCGCCAAAACTGCTCAATAGAATTCATGACCAGTTCGACAGTTTTGGTGACCGGCGGCTCGGCGCGGATCGGTGCGGCAATCGTACAGGCGTTTGCAGACCATGGCTGGCACGTCGTCATCCACTACGGCGAATCGCATGACGAGGCTGAGACTCTGGCGAGCACCCTCCCCTCTGCAGAAACGGTGCATTGCGACCTGGCGGATGGCGACGCCGCGGTGACGATGGTCGAAGCGCTCGCGGCGCGGCTGCCCGATTGGCGCTGCCTCGTGAATTGCGCGGCGATCTTCGAGCCCGATGCGGCAACCCAACTCGATCCAGCGACGAACCTGCGGTCGATGCAGATCAACGCCCGCACCCCGGCGCGCATGGCGCAAGCCTATCTCGCGCGTGCCCGCGCCGCAGCGGGGCGGCGCGTGATCCAGTTCACCGACCAGAAGCTGGCCAATCCGAACCCCGATTTCTTCAGCTACACCATGAGCAAGCACGCGGCCGCATCGACCGTGCCGATGCTCGCCATGGGTGCGGCGCGGCGCGATGACCGCGTGTACGCGCTCGCACCAGGCGCGATCCTCGCCAGCCACGACCAGAGCGAGGCCGAGACCGAGGTGTCGCACCGCATGAACCTGCTCGGCCGCAAGACCGGGCCGGACGAGGTCGCCGAGGCCACGCTGTTTCTCGCCCAAGGCCATCTGGCCAGCGGGCAGACGCTCTATGTCGACAGCGGCCAGCACCTGCTCGCCCAGCCGCGCGACGTGATCTACCTCGCGCGCGAAGGGCAACCAAGATGAAGCGCCACGCGCTCAGCACGCGCCTATGGCACTGGCTCAACCTGCTGTGCGTGACCGTGCTGTTCCTGTCGGGGCTGACGATCTCCAACGCGCATCGCCGCCTGTATTGGGGCGATTGGGGCTTTTCCGCGGAGCAGGCCTGGCTGATCGTCCCGCGCTTTCCCGACTGGATGACGATCCCCGGCTATTACAGCCTCGCCGTGGCCCGCGACTGGCATATCCTGATGGCCTGGCCGTTTGCGCTGGGTTTGCTGTTTATGTGGGTCGCGATGCTCCCCAACCGGCATTTCGCGAAAGACATCGCCACCAGCCCGCGCGAATGGCGCCCTTCTGCAATCGGGCGCGACATCGCTGCGCATCTCAAGCTCGATTTCGCCCACGCCGGGGGCAAGTACAATTTCCTCCAGAAGCTCGCCTACGGCCTCGTGCTCGGCCTCTTCCTGCCGATGATGATCTTTACCGGCATCGCGATCAGCCCGGGCATGGGGCCGACATTCGGCTGGCTGGTCGAACTGCTTGGCGGGCGGCAATCGGCGCGCAGCCTGCATTTCATCTTCGCCTTTGCCATCGCCGGGTTCTTCGTCGTTCACGTCGTGCTGGTCATCCTCGCCGGGCCGATCCGCCAGTTGCGCGACATGATTACCGGAGGGCGCGAACCATGAGGCGCAGGAACTTCCTCGTCGCCGCCGGCGCGGCCTTTGTGGCGGGCTGCAACCGGATCGCCGAAACCGACGCCGGCCAGTCGCTGCTGAACGCGGCCGAAGGGTGGCACAAGGGCGCCCACCGCCTGCTGAGCGACCGCGAAGCCCTCGCCCCCGAATATCCGCGCAGCGCGGTCTCGCCCTATTTCCGCGGCAATGGCTCGACCGATCCGCAAAGCGGCGATTACCCGCGCCATGCCGGGGAAGGCTTCGCCAATTGGCGGCTCACGGTCGGCGGGCTGGTCGACACGCCGCTGAGCCTGAGCCTCGACAATATTCGCAGGCTTCCGCAGCGCACCCAGGTTACCCGCCACGATTGTGTCGAGGGGTGGAGCGCGATCGGCGAATGGAGCGGGCCGCAATTGTCGTTGCTGCTCGATGCCGCGGGCCTGCGCGAGGAAGCCAAGTTCATCGTCTTCCGCTGCGCCGACAATCTCAACGGGCAGGACTATTACGAAAGCGTGGACCTGCTCGATGCCTATCATCCGCAGACCATTGTCGCTCACCGCCTCAATGGAGAGCCGCTGCCGATCCGCAATGGCGCGCCGCTGCGCATGCGGATCGAGCGGCAACTGGGCTACAAGCACGCCAAATACCTCACTGCGATCGAGGCGGTCGCCAGCTTGGACGATATCGGCAAGGGCCAAGGCGGCTATTGGGAAGACCGCGCCGGATACCAGTGGTACGCCGGGATCTGATCAGGCGGGATAGCGCCGGTTCATTTCCGCCCAGTCCGCGCGGATCATCTCTTCAAGCACCGCCAGATCGATGTCGGCCAGTTTGTTGACGTAGAGGCAGCTCTTGCCGCGCGTATGCTTGCCCAGCCGTTCCAGCGCATCGGCATGCTTGGCCCCGGTCTCCGGATCGCAATAGCCGCCCATCAGATAGAGCGAGTGCTTCGCCTTGCGCGGGCTGAAACCGGTGCGCATCCATTCGACCTCGCGCCCGCTGGCATAGGTGGTGCGGTAGCTGCCATAGCCGATGATGCTCGGCCCCCACATCTTGGGCCGCTCGCCCGTCACCCGCCGGAACAGCGCGTCGAGCACCTGCGCCTCCTCGCGTTTGCGGGCAGGTTCCACCGCGGCGAGGAAATCCTGCGGATCGGTGTCGGTCGGCTGCGTTTTCGCCTCGGCCATGGCGCGGCTCCATCATTTGACTCGCTGCCCCATGTGCCACAGGCTCCGGCCCAGGGGAAACTGCGGGGAGACCGGTACGCATGTGGCTGCTCGACAAATTCTTGAATTCGGCCATCCGGCGTGGCCGCCTGATCGTGACCGACCATGACGGGCAGACCTATGAATATGGCGCGCCGGAGGAAGGCGAACCCCCGCTCCATATCCGGCTGACCCACCGCAAAGCCGCCAACCACATCGCGCGCTATCCGCAGGTCGGCGCGGGCGAAGCGTTCATGTGGGGCTGGCTCGAAGTCGAACCGCCGCACGATATCCGCGATCTGGTACTGTTCGTGACCATGAACGCCAAGCGCGAGGCAGGGGCCTCGCTCAAGCCGCAGGGGCCGCTGCGCAAGGCGGCGCAGAAACTGCTGGCCAAGGCTGACAGCATCAATTTGCGCGGCAAGGCGCGCAAGAATGCCGAGCATACCTACAACCTCACCCGCCGGCTCTACGAACTGTTCCTCGACGAGGACCGGCAATACACCATGGCCTATTACCGCGAGGATCCCGCAGCGACGTCGCTGGAGAAGGCGCAGCTCGACAAGAAGGCGCATCTCGCCGCCAAGATGTTTATCCAGCCGGGCCAGCGCGTGCTCGACATCGGATGCGGCTGGGGCGGCTTTGCGCTCTACCTCGCGCGGCATTACGACGTCGAGGTCACCGGGGTCGCGCTTGCCCCCGACCAGATCGCCTTCTGCAAGGAACGCGCAGAAGCCGCCGGTCTCGCGGACCGCGTGACTTTCGAACTGATGGATTACCGCGACGTGCAGGGGCAGTTCGACCGGATCAGCTCGGTCGGCCTGCTCGAACATGTCGGGACCCCGCATTATCCCGCGTTCTTCGAACACACCAACCGCCTGCTCGCCCCCGACGGCGTCATGGTCAGCCATTGCTGCGGCCGCGCGGGCGCGCCCGGCTTCACCGACAAGTGGACGCGCAAATACATCTTCCCCGGCGGCTATATCCCCGCGCTGTCCGAACTCGTGACGCAGAGCGAGAAGTACCGCTGGCAGGTGATGGATGTGGAAGCGATGCGCTTCCATTACAGCCACACGCTGGAAGAATGGTACCGGCGCACGGTCCTGCACCGCAAGGAGATCGAGGCGCTGTATGACGAGCGCTTCTATCGAATGTGGCTGTTCTATCTCGCCGGCGCGGAGCAGAGCTTCCGCCATGGCAATATGGTCAATTGGCAGCTGCAATATGTGAAGGACCGCAATGCGATCCCCATGACGCGCGAATATATCGAGACCGAAAGCGCCCGCCTGCGCGCGGCGGACGCGGGGAACGTGCCCGAATGGCACCTCGACCCCGCGCTGGATGAGGCGGCGGAGTAGATCGCCGCGCGGGCCATTCTGTTGATTTTTCGCGATTCCACCCCATCTCTGCCGTCGGAAGGATAGTAGCATGGCAGGTGGTTGGGCGCGCGATGGCGCGGTTCAGGATCAGATCGACGACACGATTTCCGACGCGGTAAGCGCGGCGCGGGCACGGATGCCCGTGGGCGAAAGCGAGCAATGGTGCGTCGACTGCGGCGAGGAAATACCCGAGAAGCGCCGCGCGGCGTTGCCGGGGGTGAAGCGCTGCGTGCAATGCCAGTCCGGCCTCGATGCCAGCGCGCGCAATTCGGGCATCAACCGGCGCGGGAGCAAAGACAGCCAGCTGCGCTGACCACGCTTTGATCCTACCCTTGTTCAGCGCCGCACCTGCGCTTGACGCACGCAAAGCGTGAATCGATTGCCTACACTCCCCTCCCCCTGCTAGCGGCGCGCTCGTTACAACGAAGGTGCCTCCAATGTCCGATACCAAGCGCCCCGAAATCAAACGGGTTGTCCTCGCCTATTCCGGCGGTCTCGATACCTCCGTCATCGCCAAATGGCTCGAGGTCGAACGCGGGGTCGAAGTGGTGACCTTCACCGCCGATCTCGGACAAGGCGAGGAAATCGAACCCGCGCGCGCAAAGGCGCGCGCCATGGGCATTCCCGACCAGCATATCTTCATCGAGGATGTCCGCGAGGAATTCGTGCGCGACTTCGTCTTCCCGATAATGCGCGCCAATGCGCGCTATGAAGGCGATTACCTGCTCGGCACCAGCATCGCGCGCCCGCTGATCTCCAAGCGTCTCGTCGAGATCGCGCATGAGACCGGCGCCGATGCCATCGCGCATGGCGCGACCGGCAAGGGCAACGACCAGGTCCGCTTCGAACTCTCGGCCTATGCGCTCGATCCCGACATCAAGGTGATCGCGCCGTGGCGTGAATGGGACCTCACCAGCCGTACCGCGCTGATCGCCTGGGCCGAGGCGCACCAGATCGCAGTACCGACCGACAAGCGCGGCGAAAGCCCGTTCTCGACCGATGCGAACCTGCTGCACACCTCGTCCGAGGGCAAGGTGCTCGAGGATCCGTGGGAAGAAACGCCCGACTACGTCTATTCGCGCACCGATCACCCGGAAGACGCGCCCGACACGCCCGAATATATCGAGATCGGTTTCGAACGGGGCGACGGCATATCGCTCAATGGTGAAGCGATGAGCCCGGCGACGCTGCTGGCCGCGCTCAACGACCTTGGCCGGACCCACGGTATCGGCCGGCTGGACCTGGTCGAAAACCGCTTCGTCGGGATGAAGAGCCGCGGCATGTACGAAACGCCGGGCGGCGAAATCTACGCCCGCGCGCATCGCGGGATCGAACAGATCACGCTCGATCGCGGTGCCGCGCATCTCAAGGACGAACTGATGCCGCGCTATGCCGAGCTGGTCTATAATGGCCTGTGGTACAGCCCCGAGCGCGAGATGCTGCAGGCTGCGGTCGATCTCAGCCAGCAGAAAGTCTCGGGCACCGTCCGGCTCAAGCTCTACAAGGGCAACGCCATGGTGGTTGGCCGCAAATCGCCGAACTCACTCTACTCCGAAGCGCATGTAACCTTCGAGGACGATGCGGGAGCTTACGACCAGAAAGACGCCGAGGGCTTCATCAAGCTGAACGCGCTGCGTCTGCGCCTGCTCGCGCAGCGCGACCGTTAATTACGAAACAAAGCGCGCTCTCGGCGTAATATTGCGCAAGGAGCGCGACTACAGTCATGTTTCTGCGACGGATGGTGGACTTATCCACCCTCCTCCACAGCGAAAAGCTGGAAAAGTGGAAAACTCGGGCCTCGTCCGCTGGACGAATCGCGTGGTCAGGGGCAGCTTCAAGTCATCGGAACGGCGAGGGACTTCCACCGGGTTTGAGGCGTAACAGCCTCTGATTACGGAGAAATTTCGGACCGGAAAGACATGGAAGGTGCTGTCCATGCATTCTTGAGACCAGCGCGCCGCGGACTTCGGTCCAAAGCATGACGGTCGATGATGGAACGCAAAAGCACGTCTTTCATGGATCGGACCAACCCGGTCGGATGCCGAGGCGATATTGCAAGAAAAGGTCTTCGGACCGGATCGGCAATTCATCCCCTCAAGGTCCCGGCCATGAACGGAAGGACTGATCGCGGAGCCGCCCGTCGAGGGCCGGCCTGGGAAAGAAGCGAGGGTCTCACGACCTGGCGCACTCAACCGGGTCAGCATGAGGGCGGAGCCGGATGCCGGTGCGAGCGCCGGTGACAGAACCGGAAGAGCCTGTCTTCGGACGGCACGGACGGGGAGACATCGGATGCCAAGCCCCTGCCTTCGGGCAAGGCCACGCATCGGTGAGAGTGGGGTCGGCAGCGATGTCGGCCCCATTTTCTGTGGCCTGTCAGGACGGTGCTTCAGCGGCCGGAGCGCGCTTCGGTGCAATGTTTGTGGCCGATCCCGATGACGCCCACCAGATGCGGTAGAACTGCCCAAGGACGGACGAAGCGCGACGAACTGTGGCATGAATGGGGCAGCCTCCGCCCACGTAGGGGACTCCGCTCACCGCCTCCCTTATAGACGCTGGAACCGAACGGGAGGTTCCCATCATGGTCTATCGCGCGTTTCGTAATGTCCTTTTCCTTGCTGCTCTGGCGCTACCCGCCACGGCGGCGCTACCGCAGGAACATGTCCACCGCGCCGCGGTGCCCGGTTCATTCGACGCCAGCTTTGCGCGGTTCGAAACGCTTCCCCCCGCGCCCCAGCCCGCCGGCCATGTGGTCGATCTCTCGACGATCGAGCCTCCGGTCGAACTGCTGCCGGTAACCCGCTCGATCGGCACCGGTGTGGCCTCCTATTACGGTCGGCGTTTCCACGGCCGCCTTACCGCCAATGGCGAGAGGTTCGACATGCACGCCATGACTGCGGCGCATCGCACGCTGCCATTCGGCTCGCTGGTCGAGGTAACCAATCCGCGCACCGGCAAGCGGGTCACCGTGCGCATCAACGATCGCGGCCCCTTCCACGGCAACCGCGTGATCGACGTCAGCCGCGCCGCAGCGACCGAACTCGGCCTGATCGGGCGGGGTCATGGCACGGTCGAGCTCGCGCTGCTCGAGGGCTAGAGCTACAGCGCCAGTTCGCGTTCCTGGGTCACGGCGGGTCCAGCGTCGAGCTGAGCTTCGACCGACAGCCGCACCGCGGCGGCGACATTGCGGACACCCAGCTTGGTAAGCACATTGGCGCGGTGCAGTTCGACCGTGCGCGGGCTGATCCCCAGCGTGCGCGCGACTTCCTTGCTCGAATAGCCCTCGCTCACCCCCGACAGCACTTCGCGCTCGCGCGGCGAGAGCTGGCCGACGCGCTGCTTGGCGCGC
This genomic window from Qipengyuania sp. HL-TH1 contains:
- a CDS encoding septal ring lytic transglycosylase RlpA family protein, whose protein sequence is MVYRAFRNVLFLAALALPATAALPQEHVHRAAVPGSFDASFARFETLPPAPQPAGHVVDLSTIEPPVELLPVTRSIGTGVASYYGRRFHGRLTANGERFDMHAMTAAHRTLPFGSLVEVTNPRTGKRVTVRINDRGPFHGNRVIDVSRAAATELGLIGRGHGTVELALLEG